The Hymenobacter oligotrophus genome segment CCCCACTGCGATGCGGCTGGCGCGTAGGCCCGCAGCAACATGCAAACCAACAAAGCCAACCAGCTCAGAACCGCGAGGGGCAATGCAACCGGAATAAGCTTTTCGCGGAAAGCAACCATGCAAGTGAGGAGAGAAGAAAATCAAGTTGCCGGGCGATGCAAAGCCACCGCCAAACGGACGCCCAAGATACGAACGCCTTGCAAAACCCGGACAGTTGTTGCGCCGGCCAGGCCCAACAAGAAGCAGCCGCCGCCCTAGGTGGGCGGCGGCTGCCGCAGGGTATCAACCGCGAAACTACCTAGGAGGTTGTTAGCGCGAGCTGTAGTTGGGCGCTTCGCGGGTAATCTGCACGTCGTGGGGGTGCGACTCGCGCAGGCCCGCGCCGGTAATGCGCACCAGTTGGGCTTGCTGCAGCGTGGGCACATCGGCGGCGCCCACGTAGCCCATGCCGGCGCGCAGGCCGCCCACCAGTTGGTACAGCACTTCGGCCACACCGCCCTTAAACGGCACGCGGCCCACAATGCCCTCGGGCACGAGCTTTTTTACGTCGTCTTCGGCGTCCTGGAAGTAGCGGTCCTTCGAGCCTTCTTCCATGGCCTCTACCGAGCCCATGCCGCGGTAGGTTTTAAACTTGCGGCCTTCGTAGATGATGACCTCGCCGGGCGCTTCCTCGGTGCCGGCCAGCATCGAGCCAATCATGATAGAGGAGGCGCCGCCGGCCAGTGCTTTCACCGCATCGCCCGAAAACTTGATGCCGCCGTCGGCAATAACCGGTACGTCGGTGCCTTCGAGGCCGCGGACGGCTTCCATTACGGCCGAAAGCTGCGGCACGCCAATGCCGGCAATAATGCGCGTAGTGCAGATCGAGCCGGGGCCTACGCCCACTTTCACGGCATCGGCGCCGGCATCGGCCAGGGCTCGTGCGCCGGCGGCGGTGGCCACGTTGCCGGCAATCAGCTCGAGGTTTGGGAATTGCTCTTTCACGCGGCGCACCATATCCAGCACGCCTTTGGAGTGGCCGTGGGCCGTGTCGATGCTGATTACGTCGACGCCGGCGTCAACCAAGGCTTTCACGCGCTCCAGTGTATCGGGCGTTACGCCCACGGCGGCACCTACGCGCAGGCGGCCAAACTCGTCTTTGCAGGAGCGGGGGCGCGAGCGGCGCTTCCGGATGTCGCGGTAGGTGATGAGGCCCTGCAGACGCCCGTCGGCATCAACCACGGGTAGCTTCTCCACGCGGTTGTTCTGCAAAATGGTTTCGGCCTGTGTCAGGTCGGTGCCCACGGGGGTGGTAATGAGGCGCTCAGCCGGCGTCATGACGGCGGTTACCGAGCGCGTAAAATCCTTCTCGAAGCGCATATCGCGCGAGGTAAGGATGCCGCGCAAGCGCCGGTCGCCGTCGACAATTGGGATGCCACCAATCTTGTTGTCGCGCATCAGCTTTTGCGCATCGGCCAAGGTAGCCTGCTCGCTGAGCGTGAGCGGATCGAGCACCATGCCGCTTTCGGAGCGCTTTACGCGGCGCACCAGCTCGGCCTGCGCCCGAATGCTCATGTTTTTGTGCACGATGCCAATGCCGCCCTCCTGCGCCATGGCAATGGCCAAGTCGGCTTCGGTAACGGTGTCCATGGCGGCCGAGATGAACGGGATGTTCAGCTGAATGCGGCGGGTGAGGCGGGTACGGGTGTCGGCGTCGCGGGGCAATACCTCCGAGTAGGCAGGTAGCAGCAGTACGTCGTCGTAGGTCAGCGCCTCGAAGGCAATCTTGGCGGCAGGTTCGGCGGCCATAGCAAAAGGCTGGTTACGTGGTTGACTCCTTTTGCCAAGCAAAGCTACGGCGAATTCCGGATTCTCAAGCTTGCGCAACCCGGCTTCGCCAAAAGCTACTCCGAGGCGCCGCCCACGGCCGGGGCGGGCACGGGGGCGGGTGTGCCGGGGCGCAAATCGAGATTGAACACTACCGAGAGCTGCAGCGTGTGGTTGTGCTCGAACACGCGCCCGCTGCTTTGCTGCACCAATTGATTGAGGTAGCCACCCTCGATGGTAAGCAACTTGCTGGCCTGGTAGCCAACTCCGCCGTAGAGGCGGTTTTGGTCGAAGATGTTGTTGCGCACGTTGTTGCCGAACCCGATGAACAGTTCGTCGGAGGCCACCAAGTAGGGCATGCCAGGCTCCAGCCGGCGGCCCAGCAAGGGCAACAGCAGCCGGAGCTGGTAGCGGGCCCGGTTGGAGTAGGTGTAGTCCGAATCGTTGGGGCGCCGAATCCAGCGCTGCTCGAGGCGGTAGCGGTGCTGCGTTTGCACGCGGCCGTCGGTGTCGCGCAGCACTACTTGCTGGTAAAGGCGGTTTTCAGGCGAGCGGCCGGCGGCCGGAAAGTTGCCGTACGGAAAAGACTTTTGGTAAGCGTAGCCCGCGCTGAGCACCAGGTTTTTGGTTACGTGGTAATCGAGGGCAGCGCGCACGAGGTTTTGCTGCGGGTTGCGGCCAAAGCTGGCCCGCCGCACTTGCGCTTCAGTAGCCACGCCCCATCGCTCCGAAAGCCGCACGCTGCCGTTGTACACCAGCCACAAGTGCCGGTTGTTGTCGGCCACGCGGCCTTCGGGCGCCTGCGCCAGGGCGGGGTGCAATCCTACGCAACCAAGTAGCAAGCCGGCCAGCAAATTGGCGGCACAAAAACGAGTAAACACGGGTGGGCGGGGTGGTATGTTAAGAGAAGGTTATCAAATATCGTTTTATGTTACGGGAATGTTACGCCCTGCTGTGTTAAGTTTTTGCCGCCCCCCGGGCCAACGTGGTGGAGCGCAGCAGTCGGCGGGCTGCCATCGAGGTGGGGGTTGGGCTAGCCGAATTGCTGTTCAGCAGAAAAAAGTGTTTCTGCGTATGTAGCGAGCCGACCCACTTCTCCTAGCTTGCACTTGTGGAAAACTCCGAAAATGACATCGTGGTCAGCTCCTGGGAAGAGCTGCAGCACACCTTGTTTCGCGACACCTGGGATGGCCGCATCGGGCGGTTTCGGTCGCCGTTTGTGTACCGCGGGGTGCGCTCCACCAACTACAACCTCAGCACCAGCTTGCAGCGCCTAGGTGGCAACTACCACGAGCTGGAGCACCACCTGCTGCGCAACTTCCGCAAGTATGCCCACGATACCACCATTCCCGATAAGGCCTCGGTATGGGATTGGTTGGCCGTGGCACAGCACCACGGTTTGCCTACGCGCCTGCTCGACTGGACGTACTCGCCCTACGTGGCGCTGCACTTCGCCACCGACGACCTCGACTCGTACCACGAAGACGGAGTGATTTGGGGGCTGAACTACGTAAAGGCGGCCGAGTACATGCCTGCCCCGCTGCGCGAGGCGCTGTGGGCCGAGGGCTCCAACGTGTTCACGCCCGATTTGCTGGAGCCCGTGTGCCGCAACCTGCGCGAGCTGGCCGACATGCAGCCCGAAGAGCCCTTTTTGCTTTTTCTGGAGCCGCCTTCGCTCGACGCGCGCATTGTGCATCAGTACGCCTTGTTCGCCCTGATGTCGACGCCGCAAGCCTGCCTCGACAATTGGCTGGAGCACCACCCCGAACTGTGCTACAGGATTATTTTGCCGGCACGATTGAAGTGGGAAACCCGCGACAAGCTCGACCAAGCCAACATTACCGAACGCGTGCTTTTTCCGGGCCTAGGTGGCCTGAGTCGCTGGCTGCACCGGCATTACAGCCCCGCCGTTAGCCACGACCCGCGCACCAAAAAGCTGCCTGGCTACTAAGCTGCGCCAAGCAACTACTGCCCGTTGCTTTGCTCGAAGCGCTTTTTGGTGAGCTTGGTGGGCACAGCCGTAAGCGGGTCGTCGGGCCAGGGGTGCTTGGGGTAGCGGCCGCGCAGGTCTTTGCGCACCTCGAAGTAGCCCGACTGCCAGAAGCTGCGCAAATCGCGGGTAACCTGCACGGGGCGTTGGGCCGGCGAGAGCAGGTGCATGGTAAGCGGCACGCGTCCGTTGGCAATGCGCGGCGTATCGAGCAGGCCAAACACTTCTTGCAGCTTCACGGCTAGCACGGGCGCCGCTGGCTCGCTATAGTCGATGCGCACGTGCGAGCCGCTGGGGACCTCGAGGTGCGAAGGCGCCAGTCGATCGAGCTCTTGGCGCTGCGCCCAACCGTTGGGCAAGCGTTGGAGCAGCAGCTCTGCCACGTCGAGGCGGGCTACCTCACCTAGGCTGCGCAAACCAGCCAAATGCGGAGCCAGCCACTCGGCGGCGTCGGCCAGTAAGGCTTCGTCCGATACATCGGGCCACTCCTCAGGGAAGTGCAAGTGCAAAAAGGTCAGCCGCTCGCGCAGTTGCTGGGCTGCTTCCGTCCAGTTCAGGTTGCGTAGGTCGGCTGCCTTTAGTGCTTCGAACAACGCTGCGGCAATTGCCTCTGCATCGGGGTTGGGCTGGTTGGCTTCGCTGAGCACCAAGGCACCTAGGCGGCGCAAGCGGCGCGCTACCACGCGGCCGGTGGTGGCATCAAAGCGCACCTCGCTCTGCTCCTCAATTTGCTCGGCAAACAGCTCTTCCACTTCGGTCCGGCTTAGCGGGGCAGCCATGGCGGCGCGCGGCGCGGCGGCGGTGCCATCGAGGTAAGCGGCAGCGAAGAAGGTGTCGTCGGCAGCGAAAAACTCACTTGGCAAAGCCACGCGTTGGCCTGTAACCAGCCGCAGCCGCTCGCCGCCTTCGCGCTGACCCAGGCGGTCGGGGTAGGCGAGGGCAGCCAACAGGCCTGCGGTGTCGGGCTCGAGGTCGGCGGCTTTTACGCCGGCCCGGTTGCGCAAGGCCTGCGCGGCTTCGCGCACGCGGCGCACACCGCCGGCATCGGCTACGAGGCCGGGCAGCGGGGCACGGCCGGTTTGTAAGGCTTCGAGGCGTAGGCGCAAGTCGGGCGGGGCGGGTTGGCCATCGGTGGCGCGCAGCACGTCGCGTTCGGCCAGCAGGGCCGCCAGGGCACATGCCGTAGGGCCGTGGCCCAGCTCGCGGCCGCGCACTACCAGGTGCCCCAAGCGCGGCGGCAAACCTAGGCGGGCCAACTCGCGCCCGTGGGCGGTGGGCTGCCCCGCGGGGGTAAGGGCACCTAGGCGCACCAGCAACTCGCGGGCTTGCGCTAGGGCGGGGGCAGGCGGTACATCGAGCCATTGCAGGGCCGTTGCATCGGTGGCGCCCCACAAGGCCAGCTCAAGCGTAAGGCTGCTGAGGTCGGCCGTGAGAATTTCGGGTGCCAGATGCGCCGGCAGCTGGTCGTGGTCGGTTTCCGTCCAGAGGCGGTAGCAGATGCCGGGACCCAGGCGCCCGGCGCGGCCGCGGCGCTGGTCGGAGGCGGCCTGACTTACGGGCACGGTTTCGAGCGTGGTGAGGCCCGTACGCGGAATAAACCGGGGTACGCGCGCATAACCAGCATCAACCACTACGCGCACCCCCTCAATGGTGAGGCTGGTTTCGGCAATGCTGGTAGCCAGCACCACTTTGCGGCGGCCCACGGGCGCGGGGCGCAGAGCGGCGTCCTGCTTATCGAGCGGCAGCTCGCCGTGCAGCACGTGCAAGTCTACCTCGGCCGGCAAGGCCGGCTCCAGCCGTTCGCTTACACGGCGTTGGTCGGCGAGGCCCGGCAAGAACACCAGCACGTCGCCCTCGTGCTCGGCCAAGGCCTGGCGCACGGTGGCAGGTGTAAGCTCGGCCATGCGCTCGGCGGGGCGGTTGGGCAACCCGGCGGCGCGGCGCGGGCTTAGGTAGTGTGTGGCCACGGGGTGCATGCGGCCTTCGCTGCTAACCACGGGCGCCTGCAACCACGTGCCGAGTCGGGCCGCATCGAGCGTAGCCGACATCACGAGCAGGCGCAAATCGGGGCGCAAAACGCTTTGGGCGTCGAGCGTAAGCGCCAGCCCTAGGTCGGCCTGTAGGCTGCGCTCGTGAAATTCGTCGAAGAGCACGGCAGCAATGCCTTCCAGCGCCGGGTCGTCTTGCACCAAGCGCGTCAGAATGCCCTCGGTTACAACCTCAATGCGCGTTTGGGCCGATACTTTGTTTTCGAGGCGCACGCGGTATCCCACGGTTTGGCCCACCGGCTCGCCCAGCAGCTGCGCCATGCGCGTTGCGGCTGCCCGGGCGGCTAAGCGCCGTGGCTCCAGCATCAGAATCTTTCCCTCCTGCCGCCAATCAGCCTCCAGCAAAGCCAGCGGTACCAAGGTAGTTTTGCCGGCGCCGGGTGGCGCTTGCAATACTACGCGGTTGTGGGCTTGCAGCGCAGCCGTAAGCTCGGGCAGCGCCGCCTGAATGGGCAAATTGGGGAGGAGCACTGGGGTACGGGAGAAGGGTAAACTGTAGCGCTGAGTGGCACTCGGCGCGGCCGCCGCAGGTGGCCATGCGGGGCTGCGCGGTTACGGGCTCATGGGGCGCGGTCGGTGGTGCTGATTAGGCCATATACGGTGCGTTGCCGCACTGGCGCGTGCCGCGCCAGCGCCGAGTGGCACTCAGCGCTACACGTTTAATACACCGGTACCGACGGATCGACCCGGAGCGACCACGCGTGAATGCCGCCGCGCAGGTTGAGCAAATTGGTGAGCCCGTGGCGGTGCTGCAGGTAGGCCAGGGCTTGCATGGAGCGCACGCCGTGGTGGCAAATCAGCACCACTGGCTCGTCGGCTTCAATCTCGTCGGCGCGGCGGGCTAAATCGCCCAGCGGAATAAGCGTGCTGCCCTCGATGCGGCAGTAGGCGTACTCCTCGGGTTGGCGCACATCTACCAAGTGCAGGGTTTCGCCGGCGGCCATTCGGTCGCGCAGCTGTTCGGGCGTGAGTTCGGGTAACGACATGGTAATAATTGCGGCCGTGGGCACCGAAACCCCTGGCTGCTTGTACAAAAGTAGCCTACACTACGTAGTTTTGGCCTCTGCCCGGCTGTGGGCACCTGTTAATCGGTTTCATCTGCTCGGTTTATTGCTCCTAGGTTTTGTCGTGGTTTGAACTCTGGACGGCCGTAGCTGGCACCAACCCCATCGAGTGGGTGGCCTTTGCCACGGGCCTTGCCTGCGTGGCGCTGGCAGCAATTGGTACCATCTGGAACTTCCCGGTAGCTATTGTTAGCTGCGCGTTCTACGTAGTGGTGTTTCATCGGGCGCAGCTGTACTCCGACCGCAACCTGCAGTTCGTGTTCATTGCCATGAGCCTGTACGGGTGGTACGAATGGCTGCGCGGCGGCAAAAACCACTCGGCCTTGGTAGTTACCCATACGCCTTTGGGCGAGTGGCCGTGGCTAGCACTGGCTGCGGCAGCCTACACCGGCGGCTTCGGGTACTACTTGCACCAGCACACCGATGCCTCGTTTCCGTACCTCGACAGCTTTACCACGGCCATTAGCTTGGTTGCGCAATACTTGCTTACGCGCAAGCGCCTCGAAAACTGGCTGCTCTGGATTGGGGTTGACCTGATATACGTGCCGATGTACTGGGCCAAAAGCCTGCATGCTACCAGCGGCCTTTACGTGCTGTACCTAGGGCTGGCCGCCTACGGCTACTGGGAGTGGCGCCGCCTCATGCGCCAAGCCTCGCTTGCCGAACTGCAACCCGCTAACCCTGCCACCCGCTAATGCTTCGCGTCGCGCTAACCGGACCCGAATCGACGGGCAAAACTACCCTTAGCCAAAAGCTAGCCGAGCATTACCACACCGCGTGGGTTCCCGAGTACGCCCGCGAGTACCTCGAAACGCGGCAGCTGGGCCTAGGCTATACACTAACTGACCTCGAGGAAATTGCCCGCGGCCAACTTGCCGCCGAGGATGCGGCCGTGGCTGCCGCCGAGCGCTGCCGCCGCCCCGTGGTGTTTTGCGATACCGAGCTGCTCGTGATAAAAGTGTGGGCCGAGCACGCCTTCGGCCACTGCCCCGATTGGATTCTGGAGGAAATCGAGCACCGCAGCTACGACCTCATTCTGTTACTGGGCATCGATTTGCCTTGGGAGCCCGACCCCTTGCGCGAGCACCCGCACCTGCGCCAGTATTTCTACGATCTGTACCGCAGCGAGCTGACGGAGCGCCTCTCCAACTTTGCCGAAATCGGCGGCACCTTCGAGCGCCGCGTCGATCAATCGTGTTTCTTGATTGACGAGCTGTTGCGCAGCCACGGGTACGTACCCGCTGCGCAAGCTCCCACCGACGACCTTTAACCTAACCTGCCCGCTATGAACGCCTACTTCCTCGAAAACAGCCGCTGCCGCGTCACAATCAACGAGCACGGCGCCGAGCTCAGCAGCTTTGTGCGCCACGACCTAGGCGGGCTGGAGTACGTGTGGCAGGCCGATGCCGCCGTGTGGGCCCGCCACGCGCCGGTGCTGTTTCCGATAGTGGGCCGCTTGCCCGAGGACACTTATTACCACCTAGGGCAAGCCTATAAACTGCCGCAGCACGGTTTCGCCCGCGACCGTGTTTTCGCGCTAGTGGAGCAGTCGGCTACGGCCGTACGCCTGCGCCTCCTCGACGACGAGCAGAGCCGCCAGCAATACCCTTTTGCTTTTGAGTTGACCATCGGCTACCGCCTGCACGAAACTACCCTGCACGTGAGCTGGGAGGTGCGCAACCCCGCCACCACCGAGGAGTTGCTGTTCAGCATTGGCGCGCACCCAGCCTTCCGCTGCCCGTTGCAACCCGATGGCGGCGAGGCGTTCGAGGATTACGTTTTTCGCTTCGATCATGCGGTGCAGCTCGAGCGGCATTTGCTGCAAGGCGGCCTGCTGAACGGCGAAACCGAAACCGTGCTCGACAGCGGCACCGAGTTGCCGCTTACCTACGAGCTGTTCAGCCAAGATGCGCTGGTGCTCAAGCACTACGATTTCACGCGCGTGGCCCTGGCCAGCCGCCGCTCCGAGCGCGCCGTGCAGATGCAGTTCGATGGCTTTCCGTACCTAGGGCTCTGGACCAAGGCCCCCGGCGCGCCGTTTGTGTGCATCGAGCCGTGGCACGGCATTGCCAGCTCAGTAGGTTCGCCTACCGAGCTGCGCGACAAAGAAGGCATCCTCACGCTGGCCCCGGGCGCGGTATTCAAGGCCAGCTACACCATCGAGGTGCAGTAGCATGGCGGCCGATATCCGCCGCATTAGCGCTGCCGATACCTATCCGCTGCGGCACCTAGTGCTCTGGCCCGATAAGCCGCTGGCCTACGTGCACGTGCCCGACGATGCCGCGGGGCATCATTTCGGCGCTTACTACGATGGCAAGCTGGTAAGCGTAGTGTCGTTGTTTGTGCAGGGCCCGGAGGCGCGCTTCCGCAAGTTTGCTACCCACCCCGATTGGCAGCGGCAGGGCATGGGCTCGGCGTTGCTGCGACACCTTATGGCCGAGGCAGCGCGCCTAGGTGCCAGCGAGCTGTGGTGCGATGCCCGGCAAGAGGCAACCGGGTTCTACCAAAAGTTTGGGTTTGTAACCGAGGGCAGCACGTTCAGCAAGGGCACAGTAGCCTACGTGCGCATGCGCTGCGCGCTGCCGCCGCCTGTGGCCTAGGTGCTCCCCTAGAGCAACACCGGCTTGTGGGGCCGCACGGGGCGGTGCGGGCGCCGGTTGTAGTCGGGCTCCCAATCGTTGATGGGCCGCGAAATGCCGGGCGGCAAGTCGAGGTCGGGTAGGCCGTCGTCGAGCGGTTCGCCGCCCTCGTCGTCGTTGTCGGCCGAAGGCGGGCGGGTAGCGGTGCGGCGCGGCATCACCATAAAATAGGCCAACAGGGTGAGGACCACGAGCGTGTATACGAGGCTGATCATGGCGGTATTCGGGCTGGTTGTGGGCGGGCCGTTGCAGGCCTGTTGCAGAAGAAGGTAACGGCACAAAGCCCGGCGTGGTTTTGCTCGGGCACAGCTTTTTTCAGCGGCGCGGGGCCAGGAGTAATACACTTAACTGTAAGCGGTTAAGTCGGGTTTTTGCTTGTTTAATCGAACCCGCTCAGCACGGCCCCGCAAGCCCAAAAAACTTGCCTCGGCGGGCACCGCTAGCCGCGGGCTGCCACGCGGCTAGCGGTGCCCGCGCACCTAGGGCGCCAGCCTTGCTGGCGGTGTGCTTGGCCGTTGCATTGCGTTGCTAGCGGCAAGCTTTTACCTTTGCCCCGCGTTTAGGGGTGCCAGGCCGTTGCGAGCTTGGCTGAGATGATACCCATTGAACCTGATCCGGCTAATACCGGCGAAGGGAACAAACGGTCCGCGAACGGTAACACCATGGCTCCGACCCCTGGGGCTTGGTCTCGTTCCACTTTTTCTTACCACTTACCTTGTTTACGTCTCGGATTTGGCCGGGGGCAGCGCTGCTAGCGTGGCTGCCCGTTGGCATGGCATGGGCGCAGGCGCCCGTGTCGGGCACCCTCACCGATGCCCGCAACGGGCAGGCGCTGTCCGGTGCCACTGTTTTGCTCGACGGTACCGCCCTAGGTACCACCGATGCCAATGGCAACTTTAGCCTACCAGCCGTAGGCGCTGGGGTGCACGAGCTGCGCATCACCTTTGTGGGCTACCAGCCGCTGGTGCGTCGTATTGCCGGCCAGCCCACCCCGCAGCAGCTCAGCGCCGCGCTGCAACCCGAAGCGGTGCTTACCGGCGAGGCCGTGGTAACGGCCACCCGCGCCAACGAGCGCACGGCCACTGCTTACACCAACGTAAGCCGGCAGGAGCTGCAGCAGCGCAATTTTGGGCAGGACATACCGTACCTGCTTGACCAAACGCCCTCGGTGGTGGTTACCTCCGATGCCGGCGCCGGCGTGGGCTACACCGATATCCGCATCCGGGGCACCAGCAACACGGGCATTAACATGACCATCAACGGCGTGCCGCTGAACGACCCGGAGTCGCACGGCTCGTTCTTGGTGAATCTGCCCGATCTGGCTTCGTCGATCAGCTCGTTGCAGGTGCAGCGCGGCGTGGGCACCAGCCAGAACGGCAGCGCGGCTTTCGGGGCCAGCATCAACATCAGCACCCTTGATAACCGCCGCGAAGCCTACGCCGAAACGCAGAACAGCTTCGGCTCTTTTAATACCTGGAAAAACAACGTGCAGTTCGGCACGGGGCTGATTGCGGGCAAGTTCACCTTCGACGGACGCCTCTCGCGCATCGCCACCGACGGTTACATGAACCGCGCCACGTCGGACCTGAAGTCGTACTATTTCGCGGCCGGGTATCAGCAGAAAAACACCCTGCTGAAGTTCATTACCTTCTCGGGTCGTGAGAAAACCTACCAGGCTTGGAACGGCGTACCCGAGCCCGCTCTTACCGGCGACCGGGCGCTTTTGCAAACCTACCTCGACAACGGCGAGCTATCGGAGGCCGATGCGGCCCGCGTGGTGCAGGAAGGCCGCCGCTACAGCTACTACACCTACGACAACCAAACCGACAATTACCAGCAGAACCACTACCAGCTGCACCTCTCGCAAGGGCTGGGGCCTGATTGGAACCTAGGGGCCGCCCTGCACCTGACCCGCGGCTTTGGCTATTACGAAAGCTACCGCACGGGCCGGCGCCTTTCGGCGTACAACCTGCCCAACGTGGTGCTCGGCGACACCACCATCCGGCGCACCAACCTAATCGACCAAAAGTGGCTCGATAACTACTTCTACGGCGGCACGTTCGCGCTCAACTACCAGCCCGCCGACAACGACCGGCTGCAGGCTACCGTGGGCGGCGGTTGGAACCACTTCGACAACGACCACTACGGCGAGGTGATTTGGGCGCAGTTTGCCTCCACGGGCAACATGCGCCACCGGTATTACTTCAACACCGCCGATAAAACCGATTACAACGCCTACGCCCGCGCTACCTGGCAGCTATTGCCGCGCCTAGGTGTGTACGGCGACGTGCAGGTGCGCCACATCGATTACCGCATCAGGGGCGTGGAGGACGACCAGAACGACGTGACCACCCAAGCCCGCTACACGTTCTTCAACCCCAAAGCCGGCGCCACCTTCAACCTCGGCGAAGGTCAGCAGCTGTACGCCAGCTACGCCGTGGGCCAGCGCGAGCCCGTACGCTCCGACTTTACCGACCGCCCCGCCGGCGACACCAGCGCCAAGCCCGAGCGCCTCGGCGACCTGGAGGCCGGCTACCGCGTGTCGTTGCCCAATACCGATTGGCTGGGCCGCAACACGGCCGTGCGCTTCGAGGCCAACTACTTTTACATGAACTACTGCAACCAGCTGGTAGCCACCGGCCAGCTGAACGACGTGGGCACGCCCTTGCGCACCAACGTGGCCAGCAGCTACCGCACCGGCGTGGAGCTAACGGGCTTTGCCTCCCTCAACAACAAGCTCAGCCTGAGCAGCACGCTTACGCTAAGCCGCAACCGCATCCGCAACTTTCAGGAGGTGAGCTACGATGCCGACTTTAACCGGGTAGTAGGGGAGCGGCGTACCTCCACCATTTCGTACTCGCCGGCGGCCGTGTCGGCCCACATCCTGGAGGGGCAGCCGCTGCCGGGCTTGCGCGTGGCGCTGCTCTACAAAACCGTGAGCCGCCAGTACCTCGACAACTCTGAAAACCGCCGCCGCAGCCTCGATGCATACCAGGTAATGGATTTGCGCGTGCGCTACAGCATTCGGCCCACGTTTGCGAAGGAAATCGAGCTGGGCCTGCTGGTCAGCAACCTGCTGAACCGCCGCTACGAGGCCAATGGCTACACCTACACGTACGTAGGCGCCAGCGGCCGCCCCGAAACCTTTAACTGGTACTTCCCGCAGGCCACGCGCAATTTTCTGGCTTCGGTGGGCGTCAAGTTCTAACCACCCTTTTCTGAGCTACGAAAACGAACAACCCGGCGTGGCGAGTAGCCGCGCCGGGTTTTTTGCCGATTCCCGGAACGGTAGGCCCGATAAGGCCTGTTTGGCCCTGCTGAATACGCCGTTGCCTTTTCCAACGCATAGGGATTAACTATATTTGTAGCTCCCGCTTTCTATCGTGCTGTTTTTCACCGCCATATTGCCTCGCCTTCGCTTTAGCCTGCTAGCGGCCACGTTGCTGCTGGTTGTGGGGCTGAACAACCAGGCCGTGGCCAC includes the following:
- a CDS encoding rhodanese-like domain-containing protein; its protein translation is MSLPELTPEQLRDRMAAGETLHLVDVRQPEEYAYCRIEGSTLIPLGDLARRADEIEADEPVVLICHHGVRSMQALAYLQHRHGLTNLLNLRGGIHAWSLRVDPSVPVY
- a CDS encoding DUF2490 domain-containing protein; this translates as MFTRFCAANLLAGLLLGCVGLHPALAQAPEGRVADNNRHLWLVYNGSVRLSERWGVATEAQVRRASFGRNPQQNLVRAALDYHVTKNLVLSAGYAYQKSFPYGNFPAAGRSPENRLYQQVVLRDTDGRVQTQHRYRLEQRWIRRPNDSDYTYSNRARYQLRLLLPLLGRRLEPGMPYLVASDELFIGFGNNVRNNIFDQNRLYGGVGYQASKLLTIEGGYLNQLVQQSSGRVFEHNHTLQLSVVFNLDLRPGTPAPVPAPAVGGASE
- the hrpB gene encoding ATP-dependent helicase HrpB — translated: MLLPNLPIQAALPELTAALQAHNRVVLQAPPGAGKTTLVPLALLEADWRQEGKILMLEPRRLAARAAATRMAQLLGEPVGQTVGYRVRLENKVSAQTRIEVVTEGILTRLVQDDPALEGIAAVLFDEFHERSLQADLGLALTLDAQSVLRPDLRLLVMSATLDAARLGTWLQAPVVSSEGRMHPVATHYLSPRRAAGLPNRPAERMAELTPATVRQALAEHEGDVLVFLPGLADQRRVSERLEPALPAEVDLHVLHGELPLDKQDAALRPAPVGRRKVVLATSIAETSLTIEGVRVVVDAGYARVPRFIPRTGLTTLETVPVSQAASDQRRGRAGRLGPGICYRLWTETDHDQLPAHLAPEILTADLSSLTLELALWGATDATALQWLDVPPAPALAQARELLVRLGALTPAGQPTAHGRELARLGLPPRLGHLVVRGRELGHGPTACALAALLAERDVLRATDGQPAPPDLRLRLEALQTGRAPLPGLVADAGGVRRVREAAQALRNRAGVKAADLEPDTAGLLAALAYPDRLGQREGGERLRLVTGQRVALPSEFFAADDTFFAAAYLDGTAAAPRAAMAAPLSRTEVEELFAEQIEEQSEVRFDATTGRVVARRLRRLGALVLSEANQPNPDAEAIAAALFEALKAADLRNLNWTEAAQQLRERLTFLHLHFPEEWPDVSDEALLADAAEWLAPHLAGLRSLGEVARLDVAELLLQRLPNGWAQRQELDRLAPSHLEVPSGSHVRIDYSEPAAPVLAVKLQEVFGLLDTPRIANGRVPLTMHLLSPAQRPVQVTRDLRSFWQSGYFEVRKDLRGRYPKHPWPDDPLTAVPTKLTKKRFEQSNGQ
- a CDS encoding AAA family ATPase, with product MLRVALTGPESTGKTTLSQKLAEHYHTAWVPEYAREYLETRQLGLGYTLTDLEEIARGQLAAEDAAVAAAERCRRPVVFCDTELLVIKVWAEHAFGHCPDWILEEIEHRSYDLILLLGIDLPWEPDPLREHPHLRQYFYDLYRSELTERLSNFAEIGGTFERRVDQSCFLIDELLRSHGYVPAAQAPTDDL
- the guaB gene encoding IMP dehydrogenase — translated: MAAEPAAKIAFEALTYDDVLLLPAYSEVLPRDADTRTRLTRRIQLNIPFISAAMDTVTEADLAIAMAQEGGIGIVHKNMSIRAQAELVRRVKRSESGMVLDPLTLSEQATLADAQKLMRDNKIGGIPIVDGDRRLRGILTSRDMRFEKDFTRSVTAVMTPAERLITTPVGTDLTQAETILQNNRVEKLPVVDADGRLQGLITYRDIRKRRSRPRSCKDEFGRLRVGAAVGVTPDTLERVKALVDAGVDVISIDTAHGHSKGVLDMVRRVKEQFPNLELIAGNVATAAGARALADAGADAVKVGVGPGSICTTRIIAGIGVPQLSAVMEAVRGLEGTDVPVIADGGIKFSGDAVKALAGGASSIMIGSMLAGTEEAPGEVIIYEGRKFKTYRGMGSVEAMEEGSKDRYFQDAEDDVKKLVPEGIVGRVPFKGGVAEVLYQLVGGLRAGMGYVGAADVPTLQQAQLVRITGAGLRESHPHDVQITREAPNYSSR
- the pnuC gene encoding nicotinamide riboside transporter PnuC; the encoded protein is MSWFELWTAVAGTNPIEWVAFATGLACVALAAIGTIWNFPVAIVSCAFYVVVFHRAQLYSDRNLQFVFIAMSLYGWYEWLRGGKNHSALVVTHTPLGEWPWLALAAAAYTGGFGYYLHQHTDASFPYLDSFTTAISLVAQYLLTRKRLENWLLWIGVDLIYVPMYWAKSLHATSGLYVLYLGLAAYGYWEWRRLMRQASLAELQPANPATR
- a CDS encoding FRG domain-containing protein — its product is MENSENDIVVSSWEELQHTLFRDTWDGRIGRFRSPFVYRGVRSTNYNLSTSLQRLGGNYHELEHHLLRNFRKYAHDTTIPDKASVWDWLAVAQHHGLPTRLLDWTYSPYVALHFATDDLDSYHEDGVIWGLNYVKAAEYMPAPLREALWAEGSNVFTPDLLEPVCRNLRELADMQPEEPFLLFLEPPSLDARIVHQYALFALMSTPQACLDNWLEHHPELCYRIILPARLKWETRDKLDQANITERVLFPGLGGLSRWLHRHYSPAVSHDPRTKKLPGY